The DNA region CCGAAGGGCAGCGAATCGGCACGAATTTCGTGACGCATGAAGAACCAGCCACTGAGATTGTCCGAGTGATGGCTCGCTTCAGTGATCCAGCCGTTATGTGACGCCAGAAAGTTACTGACTTTAGCAACGATGCCGACGCGGTCCGGGCAAGCAATCACCAGCCGAAAAGTGCGCATGAGGGTCAAACTCCAGAACTTCGCAAAGGCGGCCATTCTAGCGATTGCGCAGCAAAACTGCAGTATTGATGACGTTTTGCCCGACACAAAGGTAAGCGGCACAGGTTCTGGCAGCACCTGCAACCCGCGCGATGGTGTTCCTGTTGCCAATCTTCAAGTGCCCAATTGTGAATATTCGTGATGACTGCATCACACTATTTAACTACACCGGCAATTTATGCCCTATTCACCGTAACTAATTTAAATAAAACTCCGGTTATATGTTTACTTGGTGAAACACCCTGACTATTATTGCCGCACTGTCACCTGCCATCCAGCGCCCCAACATAAGGTAGTCCTCATGTCCTTGATCAACGAATACCGCGCCACCGAAGAAGCTATCAAAGAGCTGCAAGCCCGTTTGAAGAACCTGTCCCAAGACGACAAACTGCAAACCGAGCTGGAATTCGAAGGCAAACTGCGCACCCTGATGGGCGAGTACTCCAAGTCTCTGCGTGACATCATTGCGCTATTGGATCCAGAGTCCAAAACCAAAGCACCACGCGGCGGCGCAGTAAAAACTACTGGCACCAAGCGTGCTCGCAAAGTTAAACAATACAAAAACCCGCACAACGGCGAAGTCATCGAAACCAAAGGTGGCAACCACAAAACTCTGAAAGAGTGGAAAGCCAAGTGGGGCGGTGACGTGGTTGAAGGCTGGGCTACCCTGCTGGGCTAAGCCGTAGCGCTTGTCGCAGACTCATCCGCGACAAAAAAGAACGCCAGCATCTGCTGGCGTTTTTTTATGCCCGGGATTCAGCACCCGAACATTTTCGATTTCAAAGATTCAAACGTTTGCGTAATCCTTCGACATAATTCTGCCATTCATTCAGCACCTCTCGCTGAAACGATGTAGCCGTAATACTCCATTGGG from Pseudomonas sp. ACM7 includes:
- the mvaT gene encoding histone-like nucleoid-structuring protein MvaT; its protein translation is MSLINEYRATEEAIKELQARLKNLSQDDKLQTELEFEGKLRTLMGEYSKSLRDIIALLDPESKTKAPRGGAVKTTGTKRARKVKQYKNPHNGEVIETKGGNHKTLKEWKAKWGGDVVEGWATLLG